A genomic region of Cannabis sativa cultivar Pink pepper isolate KNU-18-1 chromosome 1, ASM2916894v1, whole genome shotgun sequence contains the following coding sequences:
- the LOC115704247 gene encoding uncharacterized protein LOC115704247 isoform X2 → MIPSCFGSLMYVKGRKVMELFPGSLRELWKDWELRVMVLVSLSLQIILIFFGNRRKYSIGKGGSLDADAELTAFWAPFLLLHLGGPDTITAYSLEDNELWLRHLLGLGVQTGVTLYIFLMAWTGSPLSLLSIPVFCVGIIKYGERTWVLRSASSEKFRDSMLTPADPGPNYSKFMQEYTLKQFEGFHVTADEVIEAQAPVSVSLVENYAIPDAAELLTAHELLHVFQRLFVELILGFDDREKSQSLFRGISLEKAFKVVEIELGFVYDKLYTKAKVIYLFQGCCLRFLSFSCTLGVLVFFSFAEHKQSHSHVDLLISYLLLYAALLLEVYAIILLISSDWTNHWLTKHANASIRRFVTCLQLPNENHRWSNSIAQFNALSFYLKINKPTIGYEIQKLLCLDSLLEKSRYTKYKQVSREMRTLIFDHLKEKFEHLVAPSIVATDARAVLTCRGGRVLENYCCTELDWSIKVDFDQSILIWHIATYLCYYKDHTAESFDNTKCKLSKRLSQYMVYLLVMRPFMLPVGIGMIRFRDTQAEITKFFEEHKSSSSSLSDISRSSSSSTQFFSWARNKAKLDKSQACNMLLKVNTAVPAVKVKGDRSKSVLFDACRLAWELQGISDKDKKWKMISEVWVEMLAYAASQCRGNHHAQQLRRGGELLTHVWLLMAHFGLTEQFQISQGHARVKLVVK, encoded by the exons ATGATACCCTCCT GTTTTGGCAGCTTGATGTATGTAAAGGGTAGAAAAGTGATGGAGTTATTTCCTGGTAGCTTGAGGGAACTATGGAAAGACTGGGAACTGCGTGTTATGGTTCTTGTTAGCCTCAGCTTGCAGATAATTCTCATCTTCTTTGGGAATCGCAGGAAATACTCAA TTGGCAAAGGTGGCTCTCTTGATGCTGATGCTGAGTTAACTGCTTTCTGGGCACCTTTTCTTTTGCTTCATTTGGGTGGTCCTGACACCATTACAGCTTATTCATTGGAAGATAATGAGTTATGGTTAAGGCATTTACTTGGATTAGGAGTACAAACAGGGGTGACTCTCTATATATTTCTCATGGCTTGGACTGGTTCTCCACTCTCTCTTTTGTCAATTCCAGTGTTCTGTGTAGGAATCATTAAGTATGGGGAGAGAACTTGGGTTCTCAGGTCAGCAAGTAGTGAGAAATTCAGGGACTCTATGTTAACTCCTGCTGATCCTGGCCCCAACTATTCCAAATTTATGCAGGAATATACTTTAAAACAGTTTGAGGGGTTCCATGTGACTGCTGATGAGGTGATTGAGGCTCAAGCCCCCGTGAGTGTCTCTTTGGTTGAGAATTACGCCAttcctgatgcagcagaattgcTCACTGCCCATGAATTGTTACATGTTTTCCAGCGCCTTTTCGTCGAACTCATCCTTGGTTTTGATGATAGGGAAAAGAGTCAATCCTTGTTCAGAGGAATTTCATTGGAAAAGGCTTTCAAAGTGGTTGAGATTGAACTGGGATTTGTGTATGACAAGCTATACACCAAAGCTAAAGTCATATATTTATTTCAAGGGTGTTGTCTCCGGTTCCTCAGTTTTTCTTGCACCCTTGGTGTGTTGGTTTTCTTTTCCTTTGCTGAACATAAACAATCACACTCACATGTTGATTTGCTAATATCTTATTTACTGCTATATGCTGCTCTACTTTTAGAGGTATATGCAATAATCTTGTTGATCTCTTCTGACTGGACAAATCATTGGTTAACTAAGCATGCCAACGCCTCCATTCGTCGATTCGTCACTTGTTTGCAGCTGCCTAATGAAAATCACagatggtcaaattccatagcACAGTTCAATGCTTTGAGCTTTTACCTCAAAATTAACAAACCAACTATCGGTTATGAAATCCAAAAGCTTCTCTGCCTTGATTCCCTGCTAGAAAAATCCCGGTATACAAAATACAAGCAAGTGTCCAGGGAGATGAGAACACTAATTTTTGACCATCTCAAAGAGAAGTTTGAGCATCTAGTAGCACCAAGCATTGTGGCAACAGATGCTAGAGCCGTGCTTACCTGCCGAGGAGGGCGTGTCTTAGAAAATTATTGCTGTACTGAACTTGATTGGAGCATCAAAGTGGATTTTGATCAAAGCATTCTGATATGGCACATTGCTACATATCTTTGTTACTACAAAGATCATACAGCTGAAAGCTTTGATAACACTAAGTGTAAATTGAGCAAAAGGCTATCACAGTACATGGTGTATCTTCTAGTGATGCGCCCTTTCATGTTACCAGTGGGGATTGGTATGATCAGATTTCGAGATACTCAAGCTGAGATTACCAAATTCTTTGAAGAACACaagtcatcatcatcatcattgtcAGACATTAGTagaagtagtagtagtagtactcAGTTTTTCTCTTGGGCTAGAAACAAGGCCAAGTTAGATAAATCCCAAGCCTGCAACATGTTGCTGAAAGTCAACACTGCAGTTCCAGCCGTGAAAGTGAAAGGAGACAGAAGCAAATCTGTGCTGTTTGATGCTTGCAGGCTTGCCTGGGAGCTGCAAGGCATCTCAGATAAAGATAAGAAGTGGAAAATGATTAGTGAAGTTTGGGTGGAGATGCTTGCTTATGCTGCTAGCCAATGCAGAGGGAATCATCATGCTCAACAGCTCAGAAGAGGTGGGGAGCTTCTCACTCATGTTTGGCTTTTGATGGCTCATTTTGGTTTAACTGAACAATTCCAAATATCACAAGGTCATGCTAGAGTTAAACTTGTAGTCAAGTGA
- the LOC115704247 gene encoding uncharacterized protein LOC115704247 isoform X1, with translation MIPSCFGSLMYVKGRKVMELFPGSLRELWKDWELRVMVLVSLSLQIILIFFGNRRKYSSKIWVRIVLWCAYLMADWIATVALGVISNNLGDVVETVGKGGSLDADAELTAFWAPFLLLHLGGPDTITAYSLEDNELWLRHLLGLGVQTGVTLYIFLMAWTGSPLSLLSIPVFCVGIIKYGERTWVLRSASSEKFRDSMLTPADPGPNYSKFMQEYTLKQFEGFHVTADEVIEAQAPVSVSLVENYAIPDAAELLTAHELLHVFQRLFVELILGFDDREKSQSLFRGISLEKAFKVVEIELGFVYDKLYTKAKVIYLFQGCCLRFLSFSCTLGVLVFFSFAEHKQSHSHVDLLISYLLLYAALLLEVYAIILLISSDWTNHWLTKHANASIRRFVTCLQLPNENHRWSNSIAQFNALSFYLKINKPTIGYEIQKLLCLDSLLEKSRYTKYKQVSREMRTLIFDHLKEKFEHLVAPSIVATDARAVLTCRGGRVLENYCCTELDWSIKVDFDQSILIWHIATYLCYYKDHTAESFDNTKCKLSKRLSQYMVYLLVMRPFMLPVGIGMIRFRDTQAEITKFFEEHKSSSSSLSDISRSSSSSTQFFSWARNKAKLDKSQACNMLLKVNTAVPAVKVKGDRSKSVLFDACRLAWELQGISDKDKKWKMISEVWVEMLAYAASQCRGNHHAQQLRRGGELLTHVWLLMAHFGLTEQFQISQGHARVKLVVK, from the exons ATGATACCCTCCT GTTTTGGCAGCTTGATGTATGTAAAGGGTAGAAAAGTGATGGAGTTATTTCCTGGTAGCTTGAGGGAACTATGGAAAGACTGGGAACTGCGTGTTATGGTTCTTGTTAGCCTCAGCTTGCAGATAATTCTCATCTTCTTTGGGAATCGCAGGAAATACTCAAGTAAGATTTGGGTAAGAATTGTTTTATGGTGTGCTTATTTGATGGCTGACTGGATCGCCACTGTTGCTCTTGGTGTCATATCCAACAATCTTGGTGATGTTGTGGAAACAGTTGGCAAAGGTGGCTCTCTTGATGCTGATGCTGAGTTAACTGCTTTCTGGGCACCTTTTCTTTTGCTTCATTTGGGTGGTCCTGACACCATTACAGCTTATTCATTGGAAGATAATGAGTTATGGTTAAGGCATTTACTTGGATTAGGAGTACAAACAGGGGTGACTCTCTATATATTTCTCATGGCTTGGACTGGTTCTCCACTCTCTCTTTTGTCAATTCCAGTGTTCTGTGTAGGAATCATTAAGTATGGGGAGAGAACTTGGGTTCTCAGGTCAGCAAGTAGTGAGAAATTCAGGGACTCTATGTTAACTCCTGCTGATCCTGGCCCCAACTATTCCAAATTTATGCAGGAATATACTTTAAAACAGTTTGAGGGGTTCCATGTGACTGCTGATGAGGTGATTGAGGCTCAAGCCCCCGTGAGTGTCTCTTTGGTTGAGAATTACGCCAttcctgatgcagcagaattgcTCACTGCCCATGAATTGTTACATGTTTTCCAGCGCCTTTTCGTCGAACTCATCCTTGGTTTTGATGATAGGGAAAAGAGTCAATCCTTGTTCAGAGGAATTTCATTGGAAAAGGCTTTCAAAGTGGTTGAGATTGAACTGGGATTTGTGTATGACAAGCTATACACCAAAGCTAAAGTCATATATTTATTTCAAGGGTGTTGTCTCCGGTTCCTCAGTTTTTCTTGCACCCTTGGTGTGTTGGTTTTCTTTTCCTTTGCTGAACATAAACAATCACACTCACATGTTGATTTGCTAATATCTTATTTACTGCTATATGCTGCTCTACTTTTAGAGGTATATGCAATAATCTTGTTGATCTCTTCTGACTGGACAAATCATTGGTTAACTAAGCATGCCAACGCCTCCATTCGTCGATTCGTCACTTGTTTGCAGCTGCCTAATGAAAATCACagatggtcaaattccatagcACAGTTCAATGCTTTGAGCTTTTACCTCAAAATTAACAAACCAACTATCGGTTATGAAATCCAAAAGCTTCTCTGCCTTGATTCCCTGCTAGAAAAATCCCGGTATACAAAATACAAGCAAGTGTCCAGGGAGATGAGAACACTAATTTTTGACCATCTCAAAGAGAAGTTTGAGCATCTAGTAGCACCAAGCATTGTGGCAACAGATGCTAGAGCCGTGCTTACCTGCCGAGGAGGGCGTGTCTTAGAAAATTATTGCTGTACTGAACTTGATTGGAGCATCAAAGTGGATTTTGATCAAAGCATTCTGATATGGCACATTGCTACATATCTTTGTTACTACAAAGATCATACAGCTGAAAGCTTTGATAACACTAAGTGTAAATTGAGCAAAAGGCTATCACAGTACATGGTGTATCTTCTAGTGATGCGCCCTTTCATGTTACCAGTGGGGATTGGTATGATCAGATTTCGAGATACTCAAGCTGAGATTACCAAATTCTTTGAAGAACACaagtcatcatcatcatcattgtcAGACATTAGTagaagtagtagtagtagtactcAGTTTTTCTCTTGGGCTAGAAACAAGGCCAAGTTAGATAAATCCCAAGCCTGCAACATGTTGCTGAAAGTCAACACTGCAGTTCCAGCCGTGAAAGTGAAAGGAGACAGAAGCAAATCTGTGCTGTTTGATGCTTGCAGGCTTGCCTGGGAGCTGCAAGGCATCTCAGATAAAGATAAGAAGTGGAAAATGATTAGTGAAGTTTGGGTGGAGATGCTTGCTTATGCTGCTAGCCAATGCAGAGGGAATCATCATGCTCAACAGCTCAGAAGAGGTGGGGAGCTTCTCACTCATGTTTGGCTTTTGATGGCTCATTTTGGTTTAACTGAACAATTCCAAATATCACAAGGTCATGCTAGAGTTAAACTTGTAGTCAAGTGA
- the LOC115707145 gene encoding uncharacterized protein LOC115707145 isoform X1, giving the protein MFQGVYRNLMGSKAEILEEKLTSLLGQLQTECGILERMVYKNKNQHRRCSYFQYLLKVRRDLRVLQSVKLGEILSSCFQAITGKRPKRKIHLLESLKRGKFEVENYHFMERLLGAARLLSQMVEPMLKAAVEISVLLAQSFFMGFCLTILALLARIRVLAQQILLDVVSVFNTVSSLSRKKHSVKITEDGLEVFREVFPTKEEFLTLECVWESDKFILVERMQKSNIATHEVLEQSSSHPSSVQYKSIDSFLGEGELPSKGVDEECTIEKNPTRVSENTADMLPSPSIRDEKERLGEDCPKVGEDASSIADRDSPGNKVHQGDLLSCSSFSSNTLKPKPMSRKVAFVAVKNPVPLTTNATGTDFKGAESKSGDKEDSFFSLLTGGDAKDSLF; this is encoded by the exons ATGTTTCAGGGTGTTTACAGGAATCTAATGGGTTCGAAAGCTGAAATTCTTGAAGAGAAGCTGACATCTTTGCTTGGTCAGCTTCAAACAGAGTGTGGCATTCTTGAAAGAATGGTCTACAAAAACAAGAACCAGCATAGGCGTTGCTCTTATTTCCAATACTTACTCAAG GTAAGGAGAGATTTGAGAGTTCTACAGTCAGTTAAGTTGGGAGAAATTCTGAGTTCTTGCTTCCAAGCTATCACAGGGAAGAGGCCTAAACGAAAGATTCATCTATTAGAAAG TTTGAAGAGAGGAAAATTTGAAGTTGAAAACTATCATTTTATGGAGCGTCTGTTAGGAGCTGCTCGCCTTCTGTCTCAG ATGGTTGAGCCAATGCTGAAGGCAGCTGT TGAGATATCTGTCTTGCTCGCTCAATCGTTCTTCATGGGATTTTGTTTGACGATTTTGGCTTTGCTTGCACGAATTCGAGTTTTGGCTCAACAG ATATTACTTGATGTTGTTTCAGTATTCAATACGGTTTCTTCTCTCTCAAGAAAGAAGCattctgtaaaaataactgAAGATGGACTTGAG GTTTTCAGGGAGGTTTTCCCAACAAAAGAGGAATTTCTTACTTTGGAATGTGTGTGGGAATCAGATAAATTCATATTAGTTGAACGGATGCAAAAGAGTAATATTGCAACTCATGAAGTATTAGAACAAAGTTCTTCACATCCATCATCTGTACAGTATAAAAGTATTGATTCTTTTCTTGGAG AAGGTGAGCTTCCTTCCAAGGGAGTGGATGAAGAATGCACAATCGAAAAAAATCCAACTCGTGTTAGTGAGAATACAGCTGATATGCTTCCAAGCCCTTCCATTAGAGACGAGAAGGAGAGGCTAGGTGAAGATTGTCCAAAGGTAGGAGAAGATGCATCAAGCATTGCAGATAGGGATAGCCCTGGCAATAAAGTCCATCAAGGTGACTTGCTTTCATGCTCAAGTTTTTCTTCCAATACTTTGAAACCGAAGCCTATGTCAAGAAAAGTGGCTTTTGTAGCGGTTAAAAATCCAGTTCCATTGACAACAAATGCAACGGGAACTGATTTTAAGGGAGCTGAAAGCAAGAGTGGTGACAAGGAAGACTCGTTTTTCAGCTTACTAACTGGTGGAGATGCTAAAGATAGTCTGTTTTGA
- the LOC115707145 gene encoding uncharacterized protein LOC115707145 isoform X2: MGSKAEILEEKLTSLLGQLQTECGILERMVYKNKNQHRRCSYFQYLLKVRRDLRVLQSVKLGEILSSCFQAITGKRPKRKIHLLESLKRGKFEVENYHFMERLLGAARLLSQMVEPMLKAAVEISVLLAQSFFMGFCLTILALLARIRVLAQQILLDVVSVFNTVSSLSRKKHSVKITEDGLEVFREVFPTKEEFLTLECVWESDKFILVERMQKSNIATHEVLEQSSSHPSSVQYKSIDSFLGEGELPSKGVDEECTIEKNPTRVSENTADMLPSPSIRDEKERLGEDCPKVGEDASSIADRDSPGNKVHQGDLLSCSSFSSNTLKPKPMSRKVAFVAVKNPVPLTTNATGTDFKGAESKSGDKEDSFFSLLTGGDAKDSLF, encoded by the exons ATGGGTTCGAAAGCTGAAATTCTTGAAGAGAAGCTGACATCTTTGCTTGGTCAGCTTCAAACAGAGTGTGGCATTCTTGAAAGAATGGTCTACAAAAACAAGAACCAGCATAGGCGTTGCTCTTATTTCCAATACTTACTCAAG GTAAGGAGAGATTTGAGAGTTCTACAGTCAGTTAAGTTGGGAGAAATTCTGAGTTCTTGCTTCCAAGCTATCACAGGGAAGAGGCCTAAACGAAAGATTCATCTATTAGAAAG TTTGAAGAGAGGAAAATTTGAAGTTGAAAACTATCATTTTATGGAGCGTCTGTTAGGAGCTGCTCGCCTTCTGTCTCAG ATGGTTGAGCCAATGCTGAAGGCAGCTGT TGAGATATCTGTCTTGCTCGCTCAATCGTTCTTCATGGGATTTTGTTTGACGATTTTGGCTTTGCTTGCACGAATTCGAGTTTTGGCTCAACAG ATATTACTTGATGTTGTTTCAGTATTCAATACGGTTTCTTCTCTCTCAAGAAAGAAGCattctgtaaaaataactgAAGATGGACTTGAG GTTTTCAGGGAGGTTTTCCCAACAAAAGAGGAATTTCTTACTTTGGAATGTGTGTGGGAATCAGATAAATTCATATTAGTTGAACGGATGCAAAAGAGTAATATTGCAACTCATGAAGTATTAGAACAAAGTTCTTCACATCCATCATCTGTACAGTATAAAAGTATTGATTCTTTTCTTGGAG AAGGTGAGCTTCCTTCCAAGGGAGTGGATGAAGAATGCACAATCGAAAAAAATCCAACTCGTGTTAGTGAGAATACAGCTGATATGCTTCCAAGCCCTTCCATTAGAGACGAGAAGGAGAGGCTAGGTGAAGATTGTCCAAAGGTAGGAGAAGATGCATCAAGCATTGCAGATAGGGATAGCCCTGGCAATAAAGTCCATCAAGGTGACTTGCTTTCATGCTCAAGTTTTTCTTCCAATACTTTGAAACCGAAGCCTATGTCAAGAAAAGTGGCTTTTGTAGCGGTTAAAAATCCAGTTCCATTGACAACAAATGCAACGGGAACTGATTTTAAGGGAGCTGAAAGCAAGAGTGGTGACAAGGAAGACTCGTTTTTCAGCTTACTAACTGGTGGAGATGCTAAAGATAGTCTGTTTTGA
- the LOC115707186 gene encoding pantoate--beta-alanine ligase isoform X2 — MATKEPLVITDKHEMRKWSRAMKSQGKTIGFVPTMGYLHQGHISLVREAQHHSDLIVVSIYVNPGQFSPTEDLSTYPSNFRGDIEQLMAIPGGVDVVFHPHNLYHYGPTNQSVDSGGDKGLDRKGTGVVSCVEDSGFGHETWVRVENLEKGMCGESRPVFFRGVATIVTKLFNIVEPDFAVFGKKDYQQWRLIQRMVRDLDFSIKVIGSEIVRDDDGLAMSSRNVHLSPEQRKQALSINKSLSRARIAAEKGHVNCKELIDMVIKAIHEAGGKVDYAEIVDQESLKDVEEITSPVVFCVAAWFGKVRLIDNMEIFIRNGDL; from the exons ATGGCTACAAAGGAACCATTGGTAATAACCGATAAACACGAGATGAGGAAATGGTCTAGAGCCATGAAATCCCAAGGCAAAACCATTGGCTTCGTACCCACAATGGGTTATCTCCACCAGGGTCACATATCACTCGTTAGAGAAGCTCAACACCATTCTGATCTCATAGTGGTCTCCATTTATGTAAACCCAGGTCAGTTTTCTCCCACCGAGGATCTTTCCACATACCCTTCTAATTTTCGTGGTGATATTGAGCAGCTTATGGCAATTCCTGGTGGGGTTGATGTTGTTTTTCACCCTCATAATCTCTACCACTATGGACCAACAAATCAGAGTGTTGACAGTGGTGGTGATAAGGGGTTAGACAGAAAAGGGACTGGCGTGGTTTCATGTGTAGAAGATAGTGGTTTTGGGCATGAGACTTGGGTTAGAGTTGAAAATTTGGAAAAGGGTATGTGTGGTGAGAGTAGGCCTGTGTTTTTTAGAGGGGTTGCCACTATAGTCACCAAGTTGTTTAATATAGTTGAGCCTGATTTTGCTGTGTTTGGGAAGAAGGATTATCAGCAATGGCGTCTTATTCAGAGGATG GTTCGAGACCTTGACTTTTCTATTAAAGTGATTGGTTCTGAAATAGTTCGTGATGATGATGGCCTAGCAATGAGTTCACGCAATGTTCACCTCTCACCTGAACAAAGAAAACAG GCATTGTCAATAAACAAGTCTTTGTCAAGAGCTAGAATTGCTGCAGAAAAAGGTCATGTTAATTGTAAAGAGTTAATAGATATGGTCATCAAAGCAATCCATGAAGCTGGTGGAAAAGTCGATTATGCTGAG ATTGTTGACCAAGAAAGTTTGAAGGATGTGGAAGAAATTACAAGTCCTGTTGTGTTTTGCGTCGCTGCATGGTTTGGGAAAGTGAGATTGATAGACAACATGGAGATCTTCATTCGAAATGGTGATCTATAG
- the LOC115707186 gene encoding pantoate--beta-alanine ligase isoform X1 yields the protein MATKEPLVITDKHEMRKWSRAMKSQGKTIGFVPTMGYLHQGHISLVREAQHHSDLIVVSIYVNPGQFSPTEDLSTYPSNFRGDIEQLMAIPGGVDVVFHPHNLYHYGPTNQSVDSGGDKGLDRKGTGVVSCVEDSGFGHETWVRVENLEKGMCGESRPVFFRGVATIVTKLFNIVEPDFAVFGKKDYQQWRLIQRMVRDLDFSIKVIGSEIVRDDDGLAMSSRNVHLSPEQRKQALSINKSLSRARIAAEKGHVNCKELIDMVIKAIHEAGGKVDYAEVTPKIKIVDQESLKDVEEITSPVVFCVAAWFGKVRLIDNMEIFIRNGDL from the exons ATGGCTACAAAGGAACCATTGGTAATAACCGATAAACACGAGATGAGGAAATGGTCTAGAGCCATGAAATCCCAAGGCAAAACCATTGGCTTCGTACCCACAATGGGTTATCTCCACCAGGGTCACATATCACTCGTTAGAGAAGCTCAACACCATTCTGATCTCATAGTGGTCTCCATTTATGTAAACCCAGGTCAGTTTTCTCCCACCGAGGATCTTTCCACATACCCTTCTAATTTTCGTGGTGATATTGAGCAGCTTATGGCAATTCCTGGTGGGGTTGATGTTGTTTTTCACCCTCATAATCTCTACCACTATGGACCAACAAATCAGAGTGTTGACAGTGGTGGTGATAAGGGGTTAGACAGAAAAGGGACTGGCGTGGTTTCATGTGTAGAAGATAGTGGTTTTGGGCATGAGACTTGGGTTAGAGTTGAAAATTTGGAAAAGGGTATGTGTGGTGAGAGTAGGCCTGTGTTTTTTAGAGGGGTTGCCACTATAGTCACCAAGTTGTTTAATATAGTTGAGCCTGATTTTGCTGTGTTTGGGAAGAAGGATTATCAGCAATGGCGTCTTATTCAGAGGATG GTTCGAGACCTTGACTTTTCTATTAAAGTGATTGGTTCTGAAATAGTTCGTGATGATGATGGCCTAGCAATGAGTTCACGCAATGTTCACCTCTCACCTGAACAAAGAAAACAG GCATTGTCAATAAACAAGTCTTTGTCAAGAGCTAGAATTGCTGCAGAAAAAGGTCATGTTAATTGTAAAGAGTTAATAGATATGGTCATCAAAGCAATCCATGAAGCTGGTGGAAAAGTCGATTATGCTGAGGTAACCCCAAAAATAAAA ATTGTTGACCAAGAAAGTTTGAAGGATGTGGAAGAAATTACAAGTCCTGTTGTGTTTTGCGTCGCTGCATGGTTTGGGAAAGTGAGATTGATAGACAACATGGAGATCTTCATTCGAAATGGTGATCTATAG